The Hevea brasiliensis isolate MT/VB/25A 57/8 chromosome 1, ASM3005281v1, whole genome shotgun sequence genome has a window encoding:
- the LOC110666499 gene encoding uncharacterized protein At3g28850 produces the protein MAEFENSMEFTGKSKPSTMASSFFNRSLTIHSSKSSPKDFVQSPSRFYNSFESMKGKVKKLCNIFESSKAPNKSVLHESQSQLLTQASKLKSVKSMGPEYNRYTFGFTNTGIRLPGTEDRIVVYFTSLRGVRRTFEDCYAVRMIFRGFRVWIDERDISMDAAYRKELQSVLGEKNVSLPQVFIRGNHVGGAEVIKQMFETGELAKVLDGFPRRPPGFVCEACGDVRFVPCGNCSGSRKVFDEDEEVLKRCLECNENGLIRCPDCCS, from the coding sequence ATGGCGGAATTCGAAAATAGCATGGAATTCACCGGCAAATCCAAGCCCAGCACCATGGCCTCCTCTTTCTTCAATCGTTCTCTCACAATCCACTCATCAAAATCATCCCCCAAAGACTTCGTTCAATCCCCTTCCAGATTCTACAATTCCTTCGAATCCATGAAAGGGAAGGTTAAAAAGCTCTGCAATATCTTCGAATCGTCGAAAGCGCCCAACAAGTCAGTTCTCCATGAATCCCAATCCCAATTGCTAACGCAAGCGAGCAAGCTTAAGTCTGTGAAATCCATGGGACCTGAATATAATAGGTACACTTTTGGGTTCACCAATACTGGAATTCGACTACCAGGTACCGAGGATCGGATTGTCGTTTATTTCACTAGCTTGCGAGGAGTTCGAAGGACGTTTGAGGATTGTTATGCGGTTAGGATGATATTTAGAGGGTTTAGGGTGTGGATTGATGAGAGGGATATATCGATGGATGCAGCTTATAGGAAGGAGTTGCAAAGTGTGTTGGGAGAGAAGAATGTGAGCTTGCCACAGGTGTTTATAAGGGGAAATCATGTGGGTGGTGCTGAAGTGATTAAGCAAATGTTTGAGACTGGAGAATTGGCCAAGGTTCTTGATGGGTTTCCAAGAAGACCGCCTGGGTTTGTTTGCGAAGCTTGTGGCGACGTGAGGTTTGTGCCATGTGGAAATTGTAGTGGCAGCAGGAAGGTGTTCGATGAAGATGAAGAGGTGCTCAAGAGGTGCTTGGAATGCAATGAGAATGGATTGATTCGGTGCCCAGACTgttgttcatga
- the LOC110666498 gene encoding probable ADP-ribosylation factor GTPase-activating protein AGD11: MSMRQENSDGTTSSLQDLLFSDKHSWSKKDRHKISGPQRKLEKLLSQSGNKICADCGSPDPKWVSLSHGVFICIKCSGVHRSLGVHISKVLSIKLDEWTDEQVNDFIDLGGNTIANKKYEACIPDEYRKPTPDASIDERSEFIRRKYEHLQFLGTDEQIICTQRPRRTSSAHTSSSQEKQEKKQYDKQATRHRIGNAFRNSWGRKDSEYKNSKKNTSMAAMVEFIGLIKVNVVRGTNLAVRDVVTSDPYVILALGHQSVRTRVIKNNLNPVWNESLMLSIPEHIPPLKLLVYDKDTFTTDDFMGEAEIDIQPLVAAAKAYETSTITEPMQLGKWVASKDNTLLKDGVITLVDGIVKQDISLRLQNVERGVLEIELECVPLTQ, from the exons gaacTACTTCTTCCCTGCAAGATCTCTTATTTTCAGACAAACACAGTTGGAGCAAGAAGGATCGGCACAAAATTTCTG GTCCACAACGAAAACTGGAGAAACTGCTGAGTCAATCAGGAAATAAGATTTGTGCAGATTGTGGATCACCAGATCCGAAATGGGT GTCCTTAAGTCATGGAGTATTTATTTGTATCAAGTGTTCTGGTGTTCATAGAAGCCTTGGAGTACATATATCAAAG GTTCTATCAATCAAACTAGATGAATGGACAGATGAACAAGTGAATGATTTCATTGATTTGGGTGGCAATACTATAGCAAACAAGAAGTATGAAGCTTGCATTCCAGATGAATACAGAAAACCAACGCCAGATGCCTCTATAGATGAGCGATCTGAATTCATTAG GAGAAAATACGAGCATCTTCAATTTTTGGGCACTGATGAACAAATCATCTGCACTCAACGACCCAGAAGAACTTCATCTGCCCATACCAGTTCTTCCCAAGAGAAGCAAGAGAAGAAGCAGTATGACAAGCAAGCGACAAGACATCGTATTGGGAATGCATTCCGTAACAGCTGGGGAAGAAAAGATTCTGAGTACAAGAACTCAAAAAAGAACACCTCTATG GCAGCTATGGTTGAATTTATTGGATTAATCAAGGTTAATGTGGTAAGAGGAACTAATCTAGCAGTACGGGATGTGGTAACTAGTGACCCATATGTCATCTTAGCACTGGGTCACCAA TCTGTAAGAACTCGTGTCATAAAGAACAACCTGAATCCAGTTTGGAATGAGAGTCTAATGCTGTCGATCCCAGAACATATTCCTCCTCTAAAACTG CTTGTCTACGATAAAGATACATTCACCACTGATGACTTCATGGGTGAGGCAGAAATAGACATTCAACCTCTGGTTGCTGCTGCCAAAGCCTACGAAACTTCTACAATCACCGAGCCAATGCAGCTTGGCAAGTGGGTAGCAAGCAAGGATAACACTCTATTGAAAGATGGTGTCATCACATTAGTAGATGGTATAGTAAAACAAGACATAAGCCTCAGGCTACAAAATGTCGAGAGGGGGGTGCTAGAAATTGAGCTGGAATGTGTTCCTCTTACTCAATAG